ACTTCGGGGTCAAGATCAAGCTGAACCCGGTGCGGGAGCTGCTGGAAGGCAAACGGGTGGTGGTGATCGACGACTCGATCGTACGGGGTACCACCTCCCGCAAGATCGTCAAGATGGTGCGCAATGCCGGGGCCAAAGAGGTGCATATGCGCATCTCCTCCCCCCCCACCAGCTACCCCTGCTTCTACGGGATCGATACCCCCAACCGCAAAGAACTGATCTCCTCCTCCCACACCCTGGACGAGATCCGGCGCTACATCACCGCCGACACCCTGGGCTACCTGTCAGAGGAAGGGCTGGTAAAGGCCACCGGTCTCAAGCACAGCTTCTGTACCGCCTGTTTTACCGGCGAGTACCCGATCAACTTCCCGATGCCGTCACAGATTCCCCAAATGGGATTATTTTCCAAAGACGAGGAGTATATTGAGCAATGACTGACCGCGAAAAGCTGAAGCAGATCATCCTGGAGCTGTCCTACGAAAAACGTCTGGTAACCCTGGCTTCCGGCCGCCAGAGCGACTTTTACTTTGATGGTAAGCAGACCACCCTGCATAGCGAAGGCGGCCTGCTGGTGGGCAAACTGTTCTACGAGGCGATCAAGGATGTACCGGGCGTACAGGCCGTGGGAGGCATTACCCTGGGTGCCGATCCGATCGCCACCGCCACCTCCATCGCCGCCTGCCTGGACGGCAAGCCGCTGCATGCCTTTATCATCCGCAAGGAGCCCAAGGGGCACGGCACCGGCCAGTGGCTGGAAGGACGCAAGAATCTGCCCCCCGGCACCAAGGTGGTGATTGTTGAGGATGTGGTCACCACCGGCGGTTCCTCCATGAAGGCGGTCAACCGCGCCAAGGAGGAAGGGCTGGACGTGCTGGGGATCGTCTCGCTGGTGGACCGTGAAGAGGGCGGCCGCGAGAACATTGAAGCTGAAGGCTACTGGCTCAAAGCGATCTTTACCAAATCACAATTAGTCGGTGAATGAGCTCAAAGCAACGACTTGATAAACTGATGGTTGAACGAGGCCTGGCCCCTTCCCGCGAGAAGGCCCAGGCCTTGATCATGGCCGGACAGGTGGTGGTGGGGGACCATGCCGCCCAAAAGGCCGGGCAACAGGTAACAGATGAGGTTGAGATCAGGATCAAGGGAGAGCTGCTGCCCTACGTCAGTCGCGGAGGGCTGAAGCTGGCGCAAGGTCTGGATGCCTTTGGAATTGATCCGGCAGGGCGTATCGCCATTGACGTGGGCGCCTCCACCGGCGGCTTTACCGACTGTCTGCTGCAGCGGGGGGCCAGCCGGGTCTACGCGGTGGATGTGGGCTATGGTCAACTGGCCTGGAAACTCCGTGAGGATGCACGGGTGGTGGTGATGGAAAAGACCAACATCCGGCACCTGCAGCCGGAATCCCTTGAACCGCTGCCGGACCTGGCAGTAATCGATGCCTCATTCATCTCCCTCAACCTGGTGCTGCCCCCTACCCTCGCATTGCTGAAACGGCCGGCCGAGGTGGTGGCGTTGGTCAAACCTCAATTTGAGGTTGGCAAAGGTGCTGTTGGCAAAGGCGGTATTGTGCGGGACCCCAAACTGCACGAAGAGGTGCTGGCCGGTATGGAACGCCTGGCTACCGAACTGGGAGCAGAGCTATTGGGGATCTGCGACTCACCGATTACCGGCGCTGACGGCAACCGCGAATTTTTGATGGGATTGCGCATGACAGGAGAAACAGCATGAGTGACTGCATCTTTTGCAAGATCATCGCCGGAGAGATCCCGGCCAGGAAGGTCTTTGAGGATGACCTGGTGGTGGTGATTGAGGATATCGCCCCCAAGGCTCCGTTGCATCTGCTGCTGATGCCGAAACGGCACTTCAGCAACTGCCTGGATATGACAGAGCAGGATGAGGCCGTTGTCGGGCATCTCTTCCGCGTAGCCGGTCAACTGGCCCGTGAACGAGGGCTGTCCGAAGGCGGTTTCCGCCTGGTGCAGAACAACGGTGCCGATGCCGGACAGACCGTATTCCACCTGCATATCCACCTGCTGGCAGGGCGAGAGCTGCAATGGCCTCCGGGCTAGCATGGTGATGGTCTCTTTTCGCCCTGAGCGTATCACGCCTCACAATGACGTCTGCGACGTACCAAGGTGTACGCCTCCGTGCCTTTGCTTGCATGCCGCACTCAGGAAAGAAAGTATCCTCATCACCGCTGATACTGTGAAAGTGAGAGGCGTGTGAAAGCGACTCCAGCCGGAAAACCGAAGAATAATGAGGTTCCCAACAAGCTCTGCGCCCGCTGCAGGAGAAGTTGCAAGCAGCCGGCCTCCGCCGTAGTCGCCTCCTGCCCGCGCTACTACCCGCTGCACAAAAAACAGCAGATAGTCAAGGAGTGGAAGCAGCAGGAGCTGTTCGGCGATGCCTGATACAACGAGGCAGCCGAAGGCAGCTCCGCTCATCGATACCAGGCGTTGCTCCGGTTGCGGCCGCTGCGTCGCGGTTTGCCCGGAACGGATCATCACCCTGGAAACAACACACCACCGCAAACATGCCGTCATCACCGAGCCGCATCGCTGCACCACTTGTGGCCGCTGCATCACGGTCTGCCCGCTTGAGGCGATCTCCAGTTCTCCTTTTTGACCTTGATTTCCCTACCAATGGTGTGATAAAAGGTAATGCTTTTTAATTCACACGCCCCAGGCAAAACCGGCGGTGTCCCTTTTGTGACGTGCAGGGATTATACGGGGCGGAGGAAAAACCAAAGGAGAATAGTATGTCAAGTATCAGCATGAAGGAACTGCTGGAGGCCGGCGTCCATTTCGGCCACCAGACCAAGCGTTGGAACCCCAAAATGAAGCCCTACATCTTCGGGGCACGTAACGGCA
Above is a window of Trichlorobacter lovleyi SZ DNA encoding:
- the pyrE gene encoding orotate phosphoribosyltransferase, translating into MTDREKLKQIILELSYEKRLVTLASGRQSDFYFDGKQTTLHSEGGLLVGKLFYEAIKDVPGVQAVGGITLGADPIATATSIAACLDGKPLHAFIIRKEPKGHGTGQWLEGRKNLPPGTKVVIVEDVVTTGGSSMKAVNRAKEEGLDVLGIVSLVDREEGGRENIEAEGYWLKAIFTKSQLVGE
- a CDS encoding TlyA family RNA methyltransferase, which gives rise to MSSKQRLDKLMVERGLAPSREKAQALIMAGQVVVGDHAAQKAGQQVTDEVEIRIKGELLPYVSRGGLKLAQGLDAFGIDPAGRIAIDVGASTGGFTDCLLQRGASRVYAVDVGYGQLAWKLREDARVVVMEKTNIRHLQPESLEPLPDLAVIDASFISLNLVLPPTLALLKRPAEVVALVKPQFEVGKGAVGKGGIVRDPKLHEEVLAGMERLATELGAELLGICDSPITGADGNREFLMGLRMTGETA
- a CDS encoding histidine triad nucleotide-binding protein — translated: MSDCIFCKIIAGEIPARKVFEDDLVVVIEDIAPKAPLHLLLMPKRHFSNCLDMTEQDEAVVGHLFRVAGQLARERGLSEGGFRLVQNNGADAGQTVFHLHIHLLAGRELQWPPG
- a CDS encoding 4Fe-4S dicluster domain-containing protein codes for the protein MPDTTRQPKAAPLIDTRRCSGCGRCVAVCPERIITLETTHHRKHAVITEPHRCTTCGRCITVCPLEAISSSPF